From a single Paenibacillus sp. FSL W8-0426 genomic region:
- a CDS encoding ABC transporter ATP-binding protein — protein MLEVKQVSKVYDGRRGVHQLNFTMERGEIVGFLGPNGAGKTTTMRMITGYLHPTEGSIMVDGISVHDHGRSIRSKIGYLPETPPLYPDMTVQTYLKFVAKLRDVPAREVKLRVSEMVSRLGLQDREKQLVRGLSKGYKQRLGLAGAIIHKPDLLVLDEPTSGLDPNQIIEIRDLIRELGENHTVLLSTHILPEVSTLCNRMLIINQGQLVMDGSPQQFSSSMEDRFKVSIEVKATEEELKNVLQPWEKVQHETVREPGAAAGHGHAEGETVKMLLTGQSPEDFREELFYLLSGAGLPILEMKKENLSLEQVFLKLTTTESGGEGSETTEANAFTYANDENPERPGPDIKDDPSAAVDETEQPSGAKSDGGTGEGSR, from the coding sequence GTGCTCGAAGTGAAGCAGGTCAGCAAAGTTTATGATGGACGCCGTGGCGTGCATCAACTGAATTTCACCATGGAGCGCGGAGAGATTGTTGGTTTTCTTGGCCCGAACGGTGCCGGAAAAACGACAACGATGCGCATGATCACCGGGTATCTGCATCCCACGGAAGGCTCCATCATGGTCGATGGCATATCCGTGCACGATCACGGACGAAGCATTCGTTCCAAAATCGGCTATTTGCCGGAAACGCCGCCCCTGTATCCAGACATGACGGTTCAGACCTATCTCAAATTTGTTGCCAAGCTGAGGGATGTGCCGGCACGAGAGGTCAAGCTGAGAGTTAGCGAAATGGTCAGCCGCCTCGGTTTGCAGGATCGGGAAAAACAATTGGTACGAGGACTCTCCAAAGGGTACAAGCAGCGTCTTGGCTTGGCCGGGGCCATCATTCACAAACCGGACCTGCTCGTTCTGGATGAGCCAACCTCAGGGCTGGATCCGAACCAAATTATCGAAATCCGTGACCTGATCCGGGAATTGGGCGAGAATCACACGGTGCTTCTCAGCACGCACATTTTGCCTGAGGTTAGCACGCTCTGCAATCGGATGCTGATTATCAATCAGGGCCAACTCGTCATGGATGGATCGCCGCAGCAGTTCAGTTCATCGATGGAGGACCGGTTCAAGGTGTCCATTGAGGTCAAGGCGACCGAGGAAGAGCTGAAGAACGTGCTTCAGCCTTGGGAAAAGGTACAGCATGAAACGGTGCGGGAGCCCGGAGCGGCAGCCGGCCATGGCCATGCGGAAGGAGAAACCGTAAAAATGCTGCTGACCGGGCAATCTCCGGAAGATTTCCGGGAAGAACTGTTCTACCTTTTATCCGGTGCGGGCCTGCCCATCCTGGAAATGAAGAAGGAAAATCTCAGTCTGGAACAGGTCTTCCTTAAACTAACGACAACCGAAAGCGGTGGGGAGGGGTCTGAAACAACGGAAGCGAATGCGTTTACATACGCAAATGATGAAAACCCCGAACGGCCTGGGCCTGATATCAAGGATGACCCCTCGGCAGCGGTCGATGAGACCGAGCAACCATCGGGTGCCAAATCCGACGGCGGTACAGGGGAGGGTTCCCGATGA
- a CDS encoding NAD-dependent epimerase/dehydratase family protein yields MDGTELKGRKVLITGATGFTGRHAVAYFQSMGARVAAVVRKAGSHSFGEGVAVHVCDLNDKEQVCRLVTKVQPDDVLHLAGKNSVPDSWANPILAIESNVMAALYLLDALRNFKAARIVIVGSRLKYVPMPGLPPQPSHPYSLSKALEETVSLAWMSLFGQQIMLAEPGNLIGAGPSTGICSLLARHIAACEIAGKTEAFGLSGRESTRDYLDVRDAVRAYATLLIKGTSGVVYPVVSGKERSLGEIADALLGMSDAEIPVRWDHASSGPDGAGDQEGASLLRNLGWKPMISFSQSLRDILEDARSGLGRLSR; encoded by the coding sequence ATGGATGGAACGGAGCTGAAAGGCAGGAAAGTGCTCATTACGGGTGCCACCGGTTTCACCGGTCGGCACGCCGTAGCCTATTTTCAATCCATGGGCGCCAGAGTGGCCGCCGTGGTCAGGAAAGCAGGATCGCACTCGTTCGGGGAAGGCGTAGCCGTGCATGTATGCGATTTGAACGACAAAGAACAGGTATGCCGGCTTGTCACCAAAGTGCAGCCGGACGACGTATTGCATCTGGCGGGGAAAAACTCCGTTCCGGACTCCTGGGCCAATCCGATCCTTGCTATAGAAAGCAATGTCATGGCCGCCTTGTATTTGCTCGATGCTCTTCGCAATTTCAAGGCGGCAAGAATCGTGATCGTGGGCTCCCGGCTGAAATATGTTCCAATGCCGGGCTTGCCTCCCCAGCCGTCTCACCCGTACAGTCTAAGCAAAGCGCTGGAGGAAACGGTATCCCTGGCCTGGATGTCCCTGTTCGGTCAACAAATCATGCTTGCCGAACCGGGAAACCTCATTGGCGCAGGACCCTCCACGGGCATATGTTCTCTGCTGGCACGCCATATAGCGGCTTGCGAAATCGCGGGCAAGACGGAAGCTTTCGGACTGTCCGGCAGGGAAAGCACCCGTGACTATCTGGATGTGCGGGATGCCGTACGTGCTTACGCCACCTTGTTGATTAAAGGAACGTCCGGCGTTGTATACCCCGTTGTTTCCGGCAAGGAACGAAGCCTGGGAGAGATCGCAGATGCGCTGTTAGGAATGTCCGACGCTGAAATTCCCGTGCGTTGGGATCATGCCTCTTCCGGTCCGGATGGAGCGGGGGACCAGGAAGGTGCCTCGTTGCTCCGGAACCTTGGTTGGAAACCGATGATTTCTTTTTCGCAGTCGCTTCGGGATATTCTAGAGGATGCCCGGTCAGGGCTGGGGAGGTTGAGCAGGTGA
- a CDS encoding glycosyltransferase family 4 protein, with amino-acid sequence METRPKLMLFSHVCNTRSITGAEKLLLHFMREMGTIFDCVLVVPREGKLAGLAQRSGIRVKVCEFPLLYGVYTPYKGIGDDAEQLRHKPEFQAVVSLIRETGPDLVLTNTCVNVLPAIAAKSLQIPVIWKITEIMQSTDHLQDAIRLIAGYSDWIITISNAAALPFREAGIEDKLTVLPPTWDSSLPAPDRWLYFRERKRKELGFKSSHVCIGYISSFIHDAKGLKPFVDMCLRICETHPRARFWIIGTPADKKYYDACISRVKKSGYQRRFEMTPFVENVSMAYPAMDILVIPSMVKEGFGMTALEGMHFAKPVIAFTQGGLAELMEGVGSGEFLAPPGDSAALAELAARLIDNEELASDTGWRNRAEAERLYGNDAYRTSLHAMVTQWLLRFPGWFPYIQSPTGPVYGWGEGGLRTVLVSERNGVSAKRFPLSVIEALPKSPLPPLAIEGGSGGGDGPLMYPAAVKRGKKRRKRRESGNRLAKRRMLGRKARTGGRKGRASKRKRPSRAVKVKTRKRRLA; translated from the coding sequence ATGGAGACTAGACCGAAATTGATGTTGTTCTCCCATGTATGCAATACCCGCAGCATTACGGGAGCGGAAAAGCTCCTGCTTCATTTCATGAGGGAGATGGGCACCATTTTCGACTGCGTGCTGGTCGTTCCCCGTGAAGGGAAGCTTGCCGGGCTTGCCCAAAGATCGGGGATCCGGGTCAAGGTCTGCGAGTTCCCGCTATTATATGGCGTTTATACGCCATATAAGGGCATTGGGGACGATGCTGAACAACTGCGCCATAAACCTGAATTCCAGGCCGTGGTTTCCCTGATCAGGGAAACCGGCCCTGATCTCGTCCTGACCAATACCTGCGTCAACGTCCTGCCTGCAATTGCGGCGAAATCATTGCAAATCCCCGTCATCTGGAAGATCACCGAGATTATGCAGTCCACGGATCATCTGCAGGACGCCATTCGCTTGATCGCCGGCTACTCCGATTGGATCATTACGATCTCCAATGCAGCGGCCTTGCCTTTTCGAGAAGCCGGGATCGAAGACAAACTCACGGTTCTGCCTCCTACGTGGGATTCCTCTCTGCCTGCCCCGGACCGATGGCTGTACTTCAGGGAACGGAAGCGGAAGGAACTCGGCTTCAAATCATCGCATGTCTGCATAGGTTATATATCCTCTTTCATCCATGATGCCAAGGGACTGAAACCTTTCGTGGATATGTGCCTGCGAATCTGCGAAACGCATCCGCGGGCCCGTTTCTGGATCATCGGCACGCCGGCGGACAAAAAGTATTACGATGCATGCATATCGCGGGTCAAAAAATCGGGTTACCAGCGTCGATTCGAGATGACCCCATTCGTGGAAAACGTTTCGATGGCCTATCCTGCCATGGATATTCTGGTCATTCCAAGCATGGTGAAGGAAGGTTTCGGCATGACCGCGCTGGAGGGCATGCACTTTGCCAAACCGGTCATCGCTTTCACGCAGGGCGGGCTGGCTGAACTGATGGAGGGCGTCGGCAGCGGCGAGTTTCTTGCGCCGCCAGGGGACAGCGCGGCGCTCGCGGAGCTGGCCGCCCGTCTGATCGATAATGAGGAATTAGCTTCCGATACGGGGTGGAGAAACCGGGCGGAGGCCGAACGGCTGTATGGAAACGATGCGTACAGAACCTCGCTGCACGCGATGGTGACCCAGTGGTTGTTGCGTTTTCCCGGATGGTTCCCGTATATTCAGTCGCCCACGGGTCCTGTATATGGATGGGGAGAAGGAGGGCTTCGTACCGTATTGGTATCTGAACGGAACGGAGTGAGTGCAAAGCGGTTCCCGCTATCCGTCATCGAGGCCCTGCCCAAATCTCCTCTTCCCCCGCTTGCCATTGAGGGAGGGAGCGGGGGAGGGGATGGCCCGCTCATGTATCCCGCGGCCGTCAAGCGAGGCAAGAAAAGAAGAAAGCGCAGGGAAAGCGGCAACCGTTTGGCCAAACGGAGGATGCTGGGCCGCAAAGCAAGGACCGGAGGCAGAAAAGGGCGGGCGAGCAAAAGGAAGCGGCCGTCGCGAGCCGTAAAAGTTAAAACCCGTAAGCGAAGGCTGGCTTGA
- a CDS encoding SDR family oxidoreductase, translated as MKLLVLGGNGMAGHMLVEYFRRQGRHHLFYTTRDAADPGGLLLDVNDSFMVDRIVEAVHPDVIINAVGVLNSFADIDKIAAYHINGFLPHRLRRVADTIGARLIHISTDCVFSGDRGAYREDDATDGTSAYAITKALGEVHDAGHLTIRTSIIGPEIRKSGIGLMHWFMSTKGEVGGYTRVFWNGVTTLELAKWVDHYLASPVSGLIHLAHPKPISKHDLLVLFQKTWDKRDVNIVPDDRVVQDRTLVCTRADVQTNFPDYPTMLKELALWMERS; from the coding sequence ATGAAGCTGCTTGTCCTTGGAGGAAACGGCATGGCCGGCCATATGCTGGTCGAATATTTCCGCCGTCAGGGGCGGCACCATCTGTTCTACACGACACGGGATGCAGCAGACCCGGGTGGTTTGCTGCTCGACGTGAACGACAGCTTCATGGTCGACCGGATCGTCGAAGCGGTCCATCCGGACGTCATCATTAATGCGGTGGGCGTGCTGAACAGCTTTGCGGATATAGATAAGATCGCGGCATACCATATCAACGGTTTCCTGCCGCATCGCTTGCGCCGCGTCGCGGATACGATCGGCGCGCGCCTGATCCACATCAGCACGGATTGCGTATTCAGCGGGGACCGGGGAGCCTACCGGGAGGATGACGCCACGGACGGGACGTCCGCCTACGCAATCACCAAAGCGCTTGGAGAAGTGCACGATGCCGGGCATCTGACGATCCGGACGTCCATCATCGGACCTGAAATTCGAAAGAGCGGCATTGGCCTCATGCACTGGTTCATGTCGACCAAAGGGGAGGTCGGGGGGTATACCCGTGTCTTCTGGAACGGGGTAACAACGCTCGAACTGGCAAAGTGGGTGGATCATTACCTGGCTTCGCCGGTGAGCGGCCTCATCCATCTCGCACACCCCAAGCCGATCAGCAAGCATGACCTGCTTGTACTGTTTCAGAAGACCTGGGACAAACGGGACGTCAACATCGTTCCGGATGACCGGGTGGTGCAGGACCGTACGTTGGTATGCACGCGTGCGGACGTGCAGACGAACTTCCCGGACTATCCTACGATGCTGAAGGAGCTAGCGTTATGGATGGAACGGAGCTGA
- a CDS encoding polysaccharide biosynthesis protein, whose amino-acid sequence MFENKRILVTGGTGSWGYELVAQLLPQRPKQIVVYSRNESSQVAMSREFEDSRLHFRIGDIRDKEAISAACQNVDYVFHLAALKHVPVCEDQPYEALKTNVIGTQNVIEAAIENHVKKVIYISTDKAANPSNFYGMTKAIGEKLIVYANLLNSNTKFVTVRGGNVLGTNGSVVHLFKNQIRQKGEVSITDLKMTRFFLTLKDAISLLFKASVESVGGEIFVMTMPTCKIVDLAEVLIEDSGVADVSIVESGTRPGEKIHEILMSEFESMTTVVYDEQYLVILPTVGIPGLREHYSHCRPVSFSSFSSEHQLMTKDEIRDILKRGGFLS is encoded by the coding sequence ATGTTTGAAAATAAGCGTATACTCGTGACTGGCGGGACCGGATCGTGGGGGTATGAGCTGGTCGCCCAGCTGCTTCCCCAGCGGCCGAAACAAATCGTCGTATACTCCCGCAACGAATCAAGCCAGGTTGCGATGAGCCGCGAATTCGAGGATTCCCGTCTTCATTTCCGGATCGGGGACATTCGCGACAAGGAAGCGATCAGCGCGGCGTGCCAGAACGTGGATTATGTGTTCCACCTCGCAGCCCTCAAACACGTGCCGGTCTGCGAGGACCAGCCATATGAGGCGTTGAAAACGAACGTGATCGGTACGCAAAACGTCATTGAGGCGGCCATTGAAAACCATGTTAAGAAAGTGATCTATATTTCGACAGACAAAGCGGCCAATCCGTCCAACTTTTACGGCATGACCAAGGCGATCGGCGAGAAGCTGATCGTGTATGCCAATCTGCTGAACAGCAATACCAAATTCGTTACGGTCCGCGGCGGCAATGTGCTCGGTACCAACGGCAGCGTGGTGCACCTGTTCAAAAACCAGATTCGCCAAAAGGGCGAGGTGTCCATCACCGACTTGAAAATGACCCGCTTCTTCCTTACCTTGAAGGATGCCATCTCGCTGCTGTTCAAAGCATCCGTGGAGAGCGTGGGCGGCGAAATTTTCGTGATGACGATGCCGACATGCAAAATCGTGGATCTGGCTGAAGTGCTGATCGAGGATTCGGGCGTGGCGGACGTATCGATCGTGGAAAGTGGCACGCGTCCAGGAGAGAAAATCCACGAAATATTGATGAGCGAGTTCGAGAGCATGACCACCGTTGTTTATGACGAGCAGTACTTGGTCATCTTGCCTACGGTCGGCATTCCGGGACTTCGGGAGCATTACAGCCACTGCCGCCCGGTATCCTTCAGCAGCTTCAGTTCGGAGCATCAGTTGATGACGAAGGACGAAATTCGCGATATTCTGAAGCGCGGAGGATTCTTATCATGA
- a CDS encoding glycosyltransferase has protein sequence MNPRVSIIIPFYNCPYVPQAIQSALDQTYSDVEVIVVNDGSTAHAERLQPYLPHINVLGKSNGGTASALNHGIRHASGEYVAWLSSDDFLYPDKIRLQVGLMREQGTLISHTNFHYINGQSAVTRMNCGIEPVDEIGLLRRFVESNPVNGCTVMIRKDLFSAVGLFDEHLPYTHDLDLWLRIVLNGYRFSYLNVPLTAYRWHEGMGSLRHAEKIGREASMVWNRYRGALLHRIAVLGG, from the coding sequence GTGAATCCCAGGGTTTCGATTATCATCCCTTTTTACAATTGCCCCTATGTGCCTCAGGCGATTCAAAGTGCTTTGGACCAAACCTACAGCGATGTGGAGGTTATCGTGGTGAATGACGGCTCCACCGCGCATGCCGAACGGCTCCAGCCCTATCTGCCGCATATCAATGTGCTGGGGAAAAGCAACGGAGGAACGGCATCTGCTCTCAATCACGGCATTCGCCATGCTTCGGGAGAATACGTCGCTTGGCTCAGTTCGGACGATTTCTTATATCCAGACAAAATCCGCCTTCAGGTGGGGTTGATGCGCGAACAGGGGACGTTGATATCACATACCAACTTCCATTACATCAATGGGCAATCGGCGGTAACGCGCATGAACTGCGGGATCGAACCGGTAGACGAAATCGGGCTGCTGCGCCGCTTCGTGGAAAGCAATCCGGTGAATGGGTGCACGGTCATGATCCGTAAAGATTTATTTTCCGCCGTGGGGCTCTTTGATGAGCATTTGCCCTATACGCATGATCTGGACTTATGGCTGCGAATCGTCCTGAACGGATATCGTTTTTCGTATCTGAACGTGCCGCTAACCGCTTATCGATGGCATGAAGGAATGGGATCGCTGCGGCATGCGGAAAAGATCGGAAGAGAAGCTTCCATGGTATGGAACAGATATCGGGGAGCGCTGCTGCATCGTATCGCGGTATTGGGAGGTTAA
- a CDS encoding DHA2 family efflux MFS transporter permease subunit, with the protein MEQQNQARQHPEAFSIKSILLPLLSIIVGMIMVILDSTVVNVAIPNLVEYFKTDLKTIQWTVTGYTLALSAVIPLAGWLTDRFGAKRVFLFTIAMFTLGSVLCSIAQSPEQLIVFRVIQGLGGGMVAPIGMAMVFRLAPPDKRGSIMGMLGIPMLLAPALGPVLSGWFIQSWSWHWIFLINLPIGIAAFLLCIRFLPDTDRGRAPGLDLLGMILAPIAFSMLAYGVSEGGTDWTSASSLTGIIVGGVALILFVIVELRRQNPLLELRVFGSSDFTRGIILAWVAQVALFGSMLLIPLYLQQIKGYTALETGLILLPQALASGVGMPLGGRLFDKVGARPLAFAGLGIISVALFILSTITADTGLALIIVALAMMGLGMGFSMMPLNTHVLNAAPRHLVARVTPLTAAAQQVVVSFAVAGLTGFLTSRTESHTTGSAPSDMMSGIIAGFNDTFLLAACIALFGCLLSLILRKPKQDRKEETQTEEQVDPAMMMGH; encoded by the coding sequence TTGGAACAGCAAAATCAAGCACGGCAGCACCCGGAGGCATTTTCGATCAAATCGATCCTCCTGCCGCTTCTCTCCATCATTGTCGGCATGATTATGGTCATTCTGGATAGCACGGTCGTTAACGTTGCCATTCCGAACCTGGTCGAATACTTCAAAACAGATCTTAAAACGATCCAATGGACCGTCACGGGGTATACGCTGGCCCTGTCTGCCGTTATTCCGCTGGCGGGGTGGTTAACGGACCGTTTCGGAGCCAAGCGGGTGTTTTTATTCACGATTGCCATGTTTACCTTGGGCTCGGTGTTGTGTTCCATTGCGCAGTCGCCCGAACAACTGATCGTTTTCCGCGTGATTCAGGGCCTCGGCGGAGGCATGGTTGCGCCGATCGGTATGGCGATGGTATTTCGTCTGGCCCCGCCCGATAAAAGAGGTTCAATCATGGGCATGCTCGGCATTCCGATGCTGCTTGCGCCTGCGCTTGGGCCGGTATTGTCGGGTTGGTTCATTCAATCCTGGAGCTGGCACTGGATTTTCCTGATCAACCTGCCTATCGGCATTGCCGCTTTCCTGCTGTGCATTCGATTTTTGCCGGACACGGATCGCGGACGCGCGCCGGGTCTAGACCTGCTCGGCATGATTCTCGCGCCGATCGCGTTCTCCATGCTGGCTTACGGTGTCAGCGAAGGAGGTACCGACTGGACGTCCGCTTCCAGCTTAACGGGCATCATCGTTGGCGGCGTTGCCTTGATCTTGTTCGTGATCGTGGAGCTTCGTCGCCAAAATCCGCTGTTGGAGCTCAGGGTATTCGGATCCTCGGACTTCACGCGCGGTATTATTCTGGCTTGGGTTGCGCAAGTTGCGCTGTTCGGGTCCATGCTTCTGATTCCGTTGTACTTGCAGCAGATCAAAGGGTATACAGCACTTGAAACCGGGCTTATCCTCTTGCCGCAAGCTTTGGCTTCCGGTGTGGGAATGCCGCTTGGCGGAAGACTGTTCGACAAGGTTGGGGCAAGACCGCTCGCCTTTGCAGGTCTCGGAATTATATCGGTAGCGCTTTTCATTCTGTCGACGATTACGGCAGATACAGGCCTTGCCCTGATTATTGTTGCGTTGGCCATGATGGGCCTGGGCATGGGCTTCTCGATGATGCCGCTTAACACGCATGTACTGAATGCTGCTCCACGTCATTTGGTGGCTAGGGTGACTCCGCTTACGGCGGCAGCCCAGCAAGTCGTAGTTTCGTTTGCGGTAGCAGGGTTAACGGGGTTCCTGACGTCGCGCACCGAAAGTCATACGACCGGCAGCGCGCCCTCGGACATGATGTCGGGAATCATTGCCGGCTTCAACGATACGTTTCTGCTGGCAGCATGCATCGCGCTGTTTGGATGTCTACTGAGCCTGATTTTGCGTAAGCCAAAACAGGATCGCAAGGAAGAGACACAGACAGAAGAGCAAGTGGATCCAGCCATGATGATGGGCCATTGA
- a CDS encoding ABC transporter permease subunit produces MRRMMAVCNKELQAYFLSPTSYFAFAIYVLLTSLLFYSSFVYYQPSIVDYRLVLGDTLSMLLFVVPLLTMRLVAEEFRQGTDELLLTSPVRVTEIIFGKYLASLAILLVLILCSLVYPFIMSFFGTLNLTTVWLSALGLFFMGGSMMAIGLFASTLSQHQMVSAVAGFIILLVLWMLDSFGGNTGSALQEWLAPFALTSRFESFTKGVLNGPDVLYYVTLAGVFLLLSIQIVERKRWR; encoded by the coding sequence ATGAGAAGAATGATGGCGGTATGCAATAAGGAGCTGCAGGCGTACTTTTTGTCGCCCACATCGTATTTTGCTTTTGCCATTTATGTTTTGTTAACGAGTCTTTTGTTCTATTCCAGCTTTGTGTATTACCAGCCGAGCATTGTGGACTACCGCCTGGTTCTTGGCGATACGTTATCGATGCTGCTGTTCGTGGTGCCTCTGTTAACCATGCGGCTTGTCGCCGAGGAGTTCAGGCAGGGAACGGACGAACTGCTGCTTACCTCGCCGGTGCGGGTAACCGAGATTATTTTCGGGAAATATTTGGCCTCGCTCGCGATTTTGCTCGTACTGATCCTATGCAGTCTGGTTTACCCATTCATCATGTCCTTTTTCGGCACGCTGAACCTGACGACGGTGTGGCTGTCTGCATTGGGATTATTTTTCATGGGGGGAAGCATGATGGCCATCGGTCTGTTTGCCTCGACCTTGTCCCAGCATCAGATGGTGTCTGCGGTAGCCGGCTTCATTATTTTGCTCGTTCTGTGGATGCTTGATTCATTCGGGGGCAACACGGGTTCGGCATTGCAGGAATGGCTAGCGCCGTTTGCATTGACCAGCCGCTTCGAGAGCTTTACCAAAGGCGTGTTGAACGGGCCGGACGTTCTCTATTACGTTACGCTCGCGGGGGTATTTCTGCTGTTAAGCATTCAAATCGTCGAACGGAAGCGGTGGAGGTGA
- a CDS encoding GNAT family N-acetyltransferase, with amino-acid sequence MEEIQAHLRTRLASPEEAETVLSLWLGSARWLNAKGINQWRPEYFNLKQVLDFMDDGSDVYLAELQGEIVGTYVLTWSDPVIWQELDTTDAGYIHRFAVERNHRARGIGSSLLQSAEAQIYQKGKRYARLDCMADNPRLNQYYRSHGFQWVRRMELDKNNWSANLYEKRPSMNYNSASEPARKEVPF; translated from the coding sequence ATGGAGGAGATTCAAGCACACCTGCGAACGCGGCTGGCATCGCCGGAGGAAGCGGAGACGGTATTATCCCTTTGGTTGGGCTCTGCCAGGTGGCTGAATGCCAAAGGCATAAATCAGTGGCGACCCGAGTATTTCAATCTGAAACAAGTGTTGGACTTCATGGATGACGGCTCTGATGTTTATCTGGCCGAACTTCAAGGCGAAATTGTGGGCACGTATGTGCTGACTTGGTCCGATCCCGTTATATGGCAGGAGCTCGATACCACGGATGCGGGGTACATTCATCGCTTCGCGGTAGAGAGGAATCACCGGGCCAGAGGAATCGGAAGCAGTCTTTTGCAGTCGGCCGAGGCGCAGATCTATCAAAAAGGAAAACGCTATGCCAGGCTGGATTGCATGGCGGACAATCCGAGACTGAACCAGTATTATAGGAGCCACGGGTTCCAATGGGTCAGAAGAATGGAATTGGACAAGAACAACTGGTCCGCCAATTTGTATGAAAAGAGGCCTTCAATGAACTACAATTCCGCTTCTGAACCTGCGCGAAAAGAGGTGCCCTTCTGA
- the wecB gene encoding UDP-N-acetylglucosamine 2-epimerase (non-hydrolyzing) — MKIMTVLGTRPEIIRLSLIISKLDQYAAEHVLVHTGQNFTESLSGLFFKELGLRAPDYVLQDEAASLGRQLSSMFTQMEDILRQEKPDKVLLLGDTNSALCAVLAERMGIPVVHMEAGNRCFDLDVPEEKNRRVIDAISTINMPYTEQSKKHLVREGVPSRRIVLTGNPIYEVMQHYDRQVSASNILNKLKLKPGQYFLVTAHRAENVDHPPHLLEIMKGLNRVAKEQGQRIICSIHPRTAIRIAEHLELEMHPLVEFHEPFGFFDFVMLERHARCALTDSGTVQEECCIMGVPTVTMRRTTERPETVDCGSNVVSGLDADRIADCVKVMTALPADWECPDGYKAKNVSGIVVKFLLGGKLNV; from the coding sequence ATGAAAATCATGACGGTGCTGGGCACAAGACCGGAGATCATTCGTCTCAGCCTCATCATCTCCAAGCTGGACCAGTATGCAGCCGAACATGTTTTGGTCCATACCGGACAGAATTTCACGGAAAGCCTGAGCGGCCTGTTTTTCAAGGAGTTGGGTCTGCGTGCGCCGGATTACGTGCTTCAGGATGAGGCAGCTTCGCTTGGGAGACAGTTATCCTCAATGTTTACCCAAATGGAGGATATCCTGCGCCAAGAGAAGCCAGACAAGGTGCTGCTCCTCGGCGATACCAACAGCGCGCTTTGCGCCGTGTTGGCAGAACGCATGGGCATTCCCGTCGTTCATATGGAAGCAGGCAACCGCTGCTTCGATCTCGACGTTCCCGAAGAAAAAAATCGCAGGGTGATCGATGCCATATCGACCATCAACATGCCTTATACGGAGCAGAGCAAGAAACATCTCGTCAGGGAAGGCGTGCCGAGCCGCCGCATCGTGCTGACGGGCAATCCGATATATGAAGTGATGCAACATTATGATCGGCAGGTGAGCGCGAGCAATATTCTAAACAAGCTAAAACTCAAACCCGGCCAATACTTTCTGGTTACCGCCCATCGAGCCGAAAACGTGGACCATCCTCCGCATTTGCTGGAGATCATGAAGGGGTTGAACCGCGTAGCCAAAGAACAAGGGCAGCGCATCATTTGCAGCATTCACCCTCGCACGGCGATCCGGATCGCCGAGCATTTGGAATTGGAGATGCATCCCTTGGTGGAATTCCATGAGCCTTTCGGTTTTTTCGACTTTGTCATGCTGGAGCGGCATGCCCGGTGCGCGCTGACCGATAGCGGGACGGTGCAGGAAGAATGCTGCATTATGGGCGTGCCAACCGTCACCATGCGCCGCACGACGGAGCGTCCCGAAACCGTGGATTGCGGCAGCAATGTGGTATCCGGACTCGATGCAGATCGCATTGCCGATTGCGTCAAAGTCATGACCGCTCTTCCAGCCGATTGGGAGTGTCCCGACGGCTATAAAGCAAAGAATGTATCCGGCATTGTGGTCAAATTTCTGCTTGGGGGGAAATTGAATGTTTGA